From Trichomycterus rosablanca isolate fTriRos1 chromosome 18, fTriRos1.hap1, whole genome shotgun sequence, the proteins below share one genomic window:
- the bnip3lb gene encoding BCL2 interacting protein 3 like b, whose protein sequence is MTDSAAALSTGEPGLNGSWVELEMNRNVGGSLQASGTSQAPPGLAQVVEEDDGMVGGLEHVPSSSSIHNGDMEKILLDAQHESSRSNSSCDSPPRPRSPQDEGQISFDVDRGENQEVMDKMKDDEILIKDSDWVADWSSRPENVPPKEFQFRHPRRTVTLSMRKTGAMKKGGIFSAEFLRVFLPSLLLSHLLVLGLGVYIGKRLTTPPASSF, encoded by the exons ATGACCGACTCAGCGGCCGCACTCAGCACCGGAGAGCCGGGATTAAACG GCTCATGGGTGGAGCTCGAGATGAACAGAAACGTAGGAGGGTCGTTGCAGGCCTCAGGCACCTCGCAGGCCCCTCCCGGTCTGGCCCAAGTAGTGGAGGAGGACGACGGGATGGTGGGAGGGCTGGAGCACGTGCCCTCGTCCTCGTCCATCCATAACGGAGACATGGAGAAGATCCTGCTTGATGCTCAGCATGAGTCCAGCCGCAGCAACTCGTCCTGCGACAG TCCTCCACGCCCCCGCAGTCCTCAGGATGAAGGTCAGATCAGCTTCGACGTGGACAGAGGAGAGAACCAG gaggTGATGGATAAGATGAAGGACGACGAGATTCTAATAAAGGACTCAGACTGGGTGGCTGATTGGTCTAGCAGACCTGAGAACGTCCCGCCAAA GGAATTCCAGTTCCGTCACCCAAGGAGAACCGTCACCCTCAGCATGAGGAAAACTGGAGCCATGAAGAAGGGAGGGATCTTCTCCGCTGAGTTTCTCCGAGTGTTCCTACCCTCGCTGCTGCTCTCACACTTACTAGTCCTGGGGCTCGG AGTATATATCGGGAAAAGGCTGACGACCCCCCCTGCCAGCTCCTTCTGA